The Candidatus Methylomirabilis limnetica genome contains the following window.
TCAGCCTAAACTGGACCTCCATGATCTCCTCCCAGAGCGACGCGGGCTCGGTTGCGAGCGGAAGGGCATCAAAATACTCCTTGAGCTCACGGAACTGCTTTGGCGTCCGGGCTCCGGGGATGATTTCGGCTTTGATCAGGTCGCTGGTGCAAACGCGTTCTTCCTCTAACAACTGGTCGAGCGCCTTCGCATAGGGGGAGTCCTTCGCTCTGAAAAATTCCAGCCAGACTGAGGTGTCTACCAGGACATCGCTCACAAGGGCCCAACCTTTGACTTTCGGCTAACGTCAGTGGTGACGGTTCGGTCTTTCCTCAATCGTTTCAAGTCAACGTCGAGGTCCAGCTTCCCTCGCAGGGATCGAAGCCGCTCAATCTTCTTGGACTGAATCAACTTCTGGAGCGAGAGAATCACGGTACCGGTCATCGTCTTGGTACCGCACATCTTTTTGGCTTCCTCTAGCAAATCCTTGGGCAGGTCCATCGTGGTTCTCATCGCATTGCCTCCTGTATGCATTAATATTATGCATTACAATGACGCATATTATGCATCACGTCAATTGTGAAACTTCTACGGCTCTCCGCCCTATCCGCGCTGTTGGTGATCAGGTTGCCGGCTACGACGAATGGGATGAACACATTTACGTTGACGATGGCAAAGAGCAGGATAGTGCTGGCTATGGGGGTGGGGGAGTAGAAGTTGGTAGATCAGAATCTGGACGGGCGTGGGAGGTCGTACGCGGGAGTCCGTTTACAACGGGGCAACCTCGAGGGCTCGTTCCGGCTGAAGCAGCGGCCTCGCCCATCGCTCAATCACGCCACTGCGAGCGGGGGCCATATGCTCCAGGTCCAGGTGACGCTGGATCTCCCGTACGAGCCTGGTGTGAAGGTGGTGACCGGCACCGTGTGCGATGACGGTCCCAAGGATAGGCCGACCGAGGAGATAGAGGTCCCCCAATAGGTCGAGGACCTTATGGCGGACTAGCTCGTCCCGGAAGCGGAGGGCGCCGTTGACCACGCCTCCCTCGCCGATTACGATTGCGTTTTCAAACGACCCGCCCAAGCCCAGGTTGCGACGGCGAAGCTCTTCGATGTCTTTAAGGAACCCGTAGGTCCGGCAAGACGCGATCTCATTAGCAAACGTCTCCCTGGTGATGTCGAAGGCGACCGACTGTTCTCCCAGAAGCGGGTGGTCGAAGGGCATCGTATAGATGACCTGAAGACGCTCCGAAGGGACGATCTGAATACTCGAGCGACCGGACTCGACGACTAAACGCTCTTTAATCTTGAGATACGTCTTGGCGACCATCTGTCGTCTGAGGCCTGCTTTCCTGATCAGCTCGACAAACGGTGCGGCGCTGCCATCCATGGTTGGAACCTCTTCGCCGTCGAGTTCTACCAGGACATTATCCAGCCCCGTCCCCGCAAACGCCGCCATCAGATGCTCAATGGTCCTCACCTTTACACCATTCTTGCCGATGGTGGTCGCATGATGGACATCGACGATGTGCGCGGGTTTGGCCTCAATGGTGGCGGCGTGGGGAAGATCGATGCGCGTGAATACGACGCCGGAGTTCGCGGGAGCAGGACGGAGAGACATCTTGGCTGATCGACCGGTATGAATCCCTATTCCTTCGCAGGTAGCTATAGTCTGCAGCGTTCGCTGATGACTCACTATGATCTCCCGATCAGATCTATTTTGTCTGAGGCAATCCTCAT
Protein-coding sequences here:
- the vapC gene encoding type II toxin-antitoxin system VapC family toxin, whose protein sequence is MSDVLVDTSVWLEFFRAKDSPYAKALDQLLEEERVCTSDLIKAEIIPGARTPKQFRELKEYFDALPLATEPASLWEEIMEVQFRLKRAGVNGISIPDLMIAVVARANDKVIFTKDSDFRLIQRALPVELLECPSRRGQRS
- a CDS encoding type II toxin-antitoxin system VapB family antitoxin, yielding MRTTMDLPKDLLEEAKKMCGTKTMTGTVILSLQKLIQSKKIERLRSLRGKLDLDVDLKRLRKDRTVTTDVSRKSKVGPL
- the lpxC gene encoding UDP-3-O-acyl-N-acetylglucosamine deacetylase, encoding MSHQRTLQTIATCEGIGIHTGRSAKMSLRPAPANSGVVFTRIDLPHAATIEAKPAHIVDVHHATTIGKNGVKVRTIEHLMAAFAGTGLDNVLVELDGEEVPTMDGSAAPFVELIRKAGLRRQMVAKTYLKIKERLVVESGRSSIQIVPSERLQVIYTMPFDHPLLGEQSVAFDITRETFANEIASCRTYGFLKDIEELRRRNLGLGGSFENAIVIGEGGVVNGALRFRDELVRHKVLDLLGDLYLLGRPILGTVIAHGAGHHLHTRLVREIQRHLDLEHMAPARSGVIERWARPLLQPERALEVAPL